The following are from one region of the Andrena cerasifolii isolate SP2316 chromosome 1, iyAndCera1_principal, whole genome shotgun sequence genome:
- the LOC143371716 gene encoding casein kinase I isoform X5: protein MELRVGNKYRLGRKIGSGSFGDIYLGTNISTGEEVAIKLECIKTRHPQLHIESKFYKMMQGGVGIPTIKWCGSEGDYNVMVMELLGPSLEDLFNFCSRRFSLKTVLLLADQLISRTDYIHSRNFIHRDIKPDNFLMGLGKKGNLVYIIDFGLAKKYRDGRTHKHIPYRENKNLTGTARYASINTHLGIEQSRRDDLESLGYVLMYFNRGSLPWQGLKAATKRQKYERISEKKMSTPVEELCKGYPVEFASYLRYCRALHFEERPDYSYLRQLFRTLFHGQGFTYDYVFDWNMLKFGNVRQPTLPSTQQTPMHSQQTNAALPSGTNNDQEHRSRPYTRQCLANTSVATVGPTVGTTSNLRSLRQKREAIDSLRDQDNQEKSDLQASGAAGQERRVSMRLHRRDAAAATGEMQPKSKLMKSTSG, encoded by the exons ATGGAGCTCCGCGTTGGTAATAAGTACCGGCTCGGACGGAAAATCGGGAGCGGCTCCTTCGGCGACATTTACCTAG GTACCAACATCTCCACCGGCGAGGAAGTCGCCATCAAGCTAGAATGCATAAAAACGCGGCATCCGCAGCTACACATAGAGTCCAAGTTCTACAAAATGATGCAAGGAGGAG TTGGTATACCTACTATAAAATGGTGTGGGTCAGAAGGTGACTACAATGTAATGGTAATGGAGCTACTTGGCCCGTCGCTGGAGGATCTCTTCAATTTTTGTTCGCGAAGATTTTCTTTGAAAACAGTTCTGCTTCTCGCCGATCAGTTG ATATCCAGAACGGATTATATTCATAGTCGCAACTTTATCCATCGGGACATCAAGCCGGATAACTTTTTGATGGGGCTGGGGAAGAAAGGGAATCTCGTGTATATCATAGATTTCGGGTTGGCCAAGAAGTATCGCGACGGCCGTACTCACAAGCACATACCTTATCGAGAGAACAAGAACCTAACGGGAACAGCCAG ATACGCGAGCATTAATACACATCTGGGGATCGAGCAATCCCGGCGAGACGACCTTGAGTCCCTAGGGTACGTCCTCATGTACTTCAACAGAGGCAGCTTGCCGTGGCAGGGTTTGAAGGCGGCGACTAAGAGGCAAAAGTACGAGCGTATCTCCGAGAAGAAGATGTCCACGCCCGTCGAGGAATTGTGCAAGGGTTACCCTG TAGAGTTTGCGTCGTACCTAAGGTATTGTCGGGCACTGCATTTCGAGGAGAGGCCGGATTACTCGTATCTCCGCCAGCTGTTCCGGACGCTGTTCCACGGGCAGGGCTTCACGTACGACTACGTCTTCGATTGGAATATGCTGAAGTTCGGTAACGTGAGGCAGCCGACCCTACCCTCGACGCAACAGACGCCGATGCACTCACAGCAGACTAACGCGGCGCTGCCATCCGGGACCAACAACGATCAGGAACATCGATCAAG GCCCTACACACGGCAGTGTCTGGCGAACACGTCCGTGGCGACGGTGGGCCCGACCGTGGGAACTACCTCGAACCTGAGAAGCTTGCGGCAGAAACGCGAGGCGATAGACTCTCTCCGCGATCAGGACAATCAGGAGAAGAGCGATCTTCAAG
- the LOC143371716 gene encoding casein kinase I isoform X6 has translation MELRVGNKYRLGRKIGSGSFGDIYLGTNISTGEEVAIKLECIKTRHPQLHIESKFYKMMQGGVGIPTIKWCGSEGDYNVMVMELLGPSLEDLFNFCSRRFSLKTVLLLADQLISRTDYIHSRNFIHRDIKPDNFLMGLGKKGNLVYIIDFGLAKKYRDGRTHKHIPYRENKNLTGTARYASINTHLGIEQSRRDDLESLGYVLMYFNRGSLPWQGLKAATKRQKYERISEKKMSTPVEELCKGYPVEFASYLRYCRALHFEERPDYSYLRQLFRTLFHGQGFTYDYVFDWNMLKFGNVRQPTLPSTQQTPMHSQQTNAALPSGTNNDQEHRSRPYTRQCLANTSVATVGPTVGTTSNLRSLRQKREAIDSLRDQDNQEKSDLQASGAAGQERRVSMRLHRRDAAAATGEMQPKSK, from the exons ATGGAGCTCCGCGTTGGTAATAAGTACCGGCTCGGACGGAAAATCGGGAGCGGCTCCTTCGGCGACATTTACCTAG GTACCAACATCTCCACCGGCGAGGAAGTCGCCATCAAGCTAGAATGCATAAAAACGCGGCATCCGCAGCTACACATAGAGTCCAAGTTCTACAAAATGATGCAAGGAGGAG TTGGTATACCTACTATAAAATGGTGTGGGTCAGAAGGTGACTACAATGTAATGGTAATGGAGCTACTTGGCCCGTCGCTGGAGGATCTCTTCAATTTTTGTTCGCGAAGATTTTCTTTGAAAACAGTTCTGCTTCTCGCCGATCAGTTG ATATCCAGAACGGATTATATTCATAGTCGCAACTTTATCCATCGGGACATCAAGCCGGATAACTTTTTGATGGGGCTGGGGAAGAAAGGGAATCTCGTGTATATCATAGATTTCGGGTTGGCCAAGAAGTATCGCGACGGCCGTACTCACAAGCACATACCTTATCGAGAGAACAAGAACCTAACGGGAACAGCCAG ATACGCGAGCATTAATACACATCTGGGGATCGAGCAATCCCGGCGAGACGACCTTGAGTCCCTAGGGTACGTCCTCATGTACTTCAACAGAGGCAGCTTGCCGTGGCAGGGTTTGAAGGCGGCGACTAAGAGGCAAAAGTACGAGCGTATCTCCGAGAAGAAGATGTCCACGCCCGTCGAGGAATTGTGCAAGGGTTACCCTG TAGAGTTTGCGTCGTACCTAAGGTATTGTCGGGCACTGCATTTCGAGGAGAGGCCGGATTACTCGTATCTCCGCCAGCTGTTCCGGACGCTGTTCCACGGGCAGGGCTTCACGTACGACTACGTCTTCGATTGGAATATGCTGAAGTTCGGTAACGTGAGGCAGCCGACCCTACCCTCGACGCAACAGACGCCGATGCACTCACAGCAGACTAACGCGGCGCTGCCATCCGGGACCAACAACGATCAGGAACATCGATCAAG GCCCTACACACGGCAGTGTCTGGCGAACACGTCCGTGGCGACGGTGGGCCCGACCGTGGGAACTACCTCGAACCTGAGAAGCTTGCGGCAGAAACGCGAGGCGATAGACTCTCTCCGCGATCAGGACAATCAGGAGAAGAGCGATCTTCAAG
- the LOC143371716 gene encoding casein kinase I isoform X9 — protein MELRVGNKYRLGRKIGSGSFGDIYLGTNISTGEEVAIKLECIKTRHPQLHIESKFYKMMQGGVGIPTIKWCGSEGDYNVMVMELLGPSLEDLFNFCSRRFSLKTVLLLADQLISRTDYIHSRNFIHRDIKPDNFLMGLGKKGNLVYIIDFGLAKKYRDGRTHKHIPYRENKNLTGTARYASINTHLGIEQSRRDDLESLGYVLMYFNRGSLPWQGLKAATKRQKYERISEKKMSTPVEELCKGYPVEFASYLRYCRALHFEERPDYSYLRQLFRTLFHGQGFTYDYVFDWNMLKFGNVRQPTLPSTQQTPMHSQQTNAALPSGTNNDQEHRSRPYTRQCLANTSVATVGPTVGTTSNLRSLRQKREAIDSLRDQDNQEKSDLQG, from the exons ATGGAGCTCCGCGTTGGTAATAAGTACCGGCTCGGACGGAAAATCGGGAGCGGCTCCTTCGGCGACATTTACCTAG GTACCAACATCTCCACCGGCGAGGAAGTCGCCATCAAGCTAGAATGCATAAAAACGCGGCATCCGCAGCTACACATAGAGTCCAAGTTCTACAAAATGATGCAAGGAGGAG TTGGTATACCTACTATAAAATGGTGTGGGTCAGAAGGTGACTACAATGTAATGGTAATGGAGCTACTTGGCCCGTCGCTGGAGGATCTCTTCAATTTTTGTTCGCGAAGATTTTCTTTGAAAACAGTTCTGCTTCTCGCCGATCAGTTG ATATCCAGAACGGATTATATTCATAGTCGCAACTTTATCCATCGGGACATCAAGCCGGATAACTTTTTGATGGGGCTGGGGAAGAAAGGGAATCTCGTGTATATCATAGATTTCGGGTTGGCCAAGAAGTATCGCGACGGCCGTACTCACAAGCACATACCTTATCGAGAGAACAAGAACCTAACGGGAACAGCCAG ATACGCGAGCATTAATACACATCTGGGGATCGAGCAATCCCGGCGAGACGACCTTGAGTCCCTAGGGTACGTCCTCATGTACTTCAACAGAGGCAGCTTGCCGTGGCAGGGTTTGAAGGCGGCGACTAAGAGGCAAAAGTACGAGCGTATCTCCGAGAAGAAGATGTCCACGCCCGTCGAGGAATTGTGCAAGGGTTACCCTG TAGAGTTTGCGTCGTACCTAAGGTATTGTCGGGCACTGCATTTCGAGGAGAGGCCGGATTACTCGTATCTCCGCCAGCTGTTCCGGACGCTGTTCCACGGGCAGGGCTTCACGTACGACTACGTCTTCGATTGGAATATGCTGAAGTTCGGTAACGTGAGGCAGCCGACCCTACCCTCGACGCAACAGACGCCGATGCACTCACAGCAGACTAACGCGGCGCTGCCATCCGGGACCAACAACGATCAGGAACATCGATCAAG GCCCTACACACGGCAGTGTCTGGCGAACACGTCCGTGGCGACGGTGGGCCCGACCGTGGGAACTACCTCGAACCTGAGAAGCTTGCGGCAGAAACGCGAGGCGATAGACTCTCTCCGCGATCAGGACAATCAGGAGAAGAGCGATCTTCAAG
- the LOC143371737 gene encoding uncharacterized protein LOC143371737 isoform X2, protein MQAGGSETPRSNPCQFSTFKSSPSGRAASDPASLDLAGLNLGHRETMAPSRAAEFNSSTLRERSPNASSRQLDKLSYFFHGHKTEKDIDREAVVFVSNRPDYPLTYFGRLVKEMGGAEHEEKKQMGSTLDGRRLTRERESRRDSGNVEFLDKAGEIFKKSSNELLQEASTKKKRNISFNNKERTHRSLESLEKSVDLSVADWKRSLDMFEYWPATVFYDKPRTVDFSQKTKKSRKRPNFLQRIRRIWHSVLKRRRIRRQIKYERSQSAQEKCEYFLQKFMENDFFERFPSLPVARPPAETNVFLFCKRDAGNDDPDSGEQKEVAAQLEENTFRVKDEEEDGSLNVNTDASVKQQEVSSPSAESQSARHSEENTANNVESIETKLLDTVPNVAAQEPACSNKDSMEVGYSVSELGKLCLQNLQSSSCTDVLHPREVDGAEWIVRADVDALSHGATSSASLGYEKLQGNFDILMGILLDMFVCTCM, encoded by the exons ATGCAGGCGGGCGGCAGCGAGACGCCGCGCTCTAATCCGTGTCAGTTTAGTACGTTCAAATCGTCGCCGTCCGGTAGGGCAGCGTCGGACCCCGCGTCCCTCGACTTGGCCGGCCTGAATTTAGGGCATCGCGAGACGATGGCGCCGAGTCGCGCCGCCGAGTTCAATTCCAGCAC GCTCCGCGAGAGGAGCCCGAACGCGTCGTCTCGTCAGCTGGACAAGCTGAGTTATTTTTTTCATGGGCATAAAACTGAGAAAGACATAGATCGCGAGGCGGTGGTGTTCGTCAGCAACAGGCCCGATTATCCGCTGACTTATTTCGGCCGCCTGGTGAAGGAGATGGGTGGCGCGGAGCACGAGGAGAAGAAGCAGATGGGTTCGACGCTTGACGGCCGACGTCTGACGCGCGAGCGCGAATCTCGCCGCGACTCCGGCAACGTCGAGTTCCTCGATAAGGCGGGCGAGATATTTAAGAAGAGCAGCAACGAGCTGTTGCAAGAGGCATCCACTAAAAAGAAACGGAACATCTCGTTCAACAACAAGGAGAGGACACACAGAAGCCTGGAATCGTTGGAGAAAAGCGTGGATCTGTCGGTGGCGGATTGGAAGAGGAGCCTGGATATGTTCGAGTACTGGCCAGCGACGGTATTCTACGATAAACCGAGGACCGTGGACTTCTCCCAGAAGACGAAGAAGTCCCGCAAGCGGCCGAATTTCTTGCAACGCATCCGCAGGATCTGGCATTCCGTACTCAAGCGGCGAAGGATCCGGCGACAGATTAAATACGAACGGTCGCAGAGCGCGCAGGAGAAGTGCGAGTATTTTTTACAGAAGTTCATGGAGAACGATTTTTTTGAACGTTTCCCTAGCCTGCCCGTCGCTCGTCCTCCGGCCGAGACGAACGTCTTTTTGTTCTGTAAGCGCGACGCCGGCAACGACGACCCGGACTCGGGCGAACAGAAGGAGGTCGCCGCTCAATTGGAAGAGAATACGTTTCGCGTgaaagacgaggaggaggacggttCATTGAACGTGAACACGGATGCGTCGGTGAAACAGCAGGAAGTATCCTCCCCGAGCGCCGAGAGCCAGTCGGCCCGCCATTCGGAGGAGAACACTGCTAACAACGTCGAGTCGATAGAGACGAAGCTCTTGGACACTGTGCCAAACGTCGCCGCTCAAGAGCCAGCGTGTAGCAATAAAGATAGCATGGAGGTCGGCTACTCCGTCAGCGAGCTTGGCAAGCTGTGCTTGCAGAACCTGCAGAGCTCTAGTTGCACGGATGTGCTGCACCCTCGCGAGGTCGACGGCGCTGAGTGGATAGTCAGAGCCGATGTGGACGCTTTGAGCCACGGCGCGACCTCGAGCGCCTCTTTGGGCTACGAAAAGCTGCAGGGTAACTTCGATATCCTGATGGGTATCCTGCTGGACATGTTCGTCTGCACTTGCATGTAA
- the LOC143371737 gene encoding uncharacterized protein LOC143371737 isoform X1 has product MQAGGSETPRSNPCQFSTFKSSPSGRAASDPASLDLAGLNLGHRETMAPSRAAEFNSSTSRDYYQPISRLRERSPNASSRQLDKLSYFFHGHKTEKDIDREAVVFVSNRPDYPLTYFGRLVKEMGGAEHEEKKQMGSTLDGRRLTRERESRRDSGNVEFLDKAGEIFKKSSNELLQEASTKKKRNISFNNKERTHRSLESLEKSVDLSVADWKRSLDMFEYWPATVFYDKPRTVDFSQKTKKSRKRPNFLQRIRRIWHSVLKRRRIRRQIKYERSQSAQEKCEYFLQKFMENDFFERFPSLPVARPPAETNVFLFCKRDAGNDDPDSGEQKEVAAQLEENTFRVKDEEEDGSLNVNTDASVKQQEVSSPSAESQSARHSEENTANNVESIETKLLDTVPNVAAQEPACSNKDSMEVGYSVSELGKLCLQNLQSSSCTDVLHPREVDGAEWIVRADVDALSHGATSSASLGYEKLQGNFDILMGILLDMFVCTCM; this is encoded by the coding sequence ATGCAGGCGGGCGGCAGCGAGACGCCGCGCTCTAATCCGTGTCAGTTTAGTACGTTCAAATCGTCGCCGTCCGGTAGGGCAGCGTCGGACCCCGCGTCCCTCGACTTGGCCGGCCTGAATTTAGGGCATCGCGAGACGATGGCGCCGAGTCGCGCCGCCGAGTTCAATTCCAGCACGTCCCGCGATTATTATCAGCCTATCAGCAGGCTCCGCGAGAGGAGCCCGAACGCGTCGTCTCGTCAGCTGGACAAGCTGAGTTATTTTTTTCATGGGCATAAAACTGAGAAAGACATAGATCGCGAGGCGGTGGTGTTCGTCAGCAACAGGCCCGATTATCCGCTGACTTATTTCGGCCGCCTGGTGAAGGAGATGGGTGGCGCGGAGCACGAGGAGAAGAAGCAGATGGGTTCGACGCTTGACGGCCGACGTCTGACGCGCGAGCGCGAATCTCGCCGCGACTCCGGCAACGTCGAGTTCCTCGATAAGGCGGGCGAGATATTTAAGAAGAGCAGCAACGAGCTGTTGCAAGAGGCATCCACTAAAAAGAAACGGAACATCTCGTTCAACAACAAGGAGAGGACACACAGAAGCCTGGAATCGTTGGAGAAAAGCGTGGATCTGTCGGTGGCGGATTGGAAGAGGAGCCTGGATATGTTCGAGTACTGGCCAGCGACGGTATTCTACGATAAACCGAGGACCGTGGACTTCTCCCAGAAGACGAAGAAGTCCCGCAAGCGGCCGAATTTCTTGCAACGCATCCGCAGGATCTGGCATTCCGTACTCAAGCGGCGAAGGATCCGGCGACAGATTAAATACGAACGGTCGCAGAGCGCGCAGGAGAAGTGCGAGTATTTTTTACAGAAGTTCATGGAGAACGATTTTTTTGAACGTTTCCCTAGCCTGCCCGTCGCTCGTCCTCCGGCCGAGACGAACGTCTTTTTGTTCTGTAAGCGCGACGCCGGCAACGACGACCCGGACTCGGGCGAACAGAAGGAGGTCGCCGCTCAATTGGAAGAGAATACGTTTCGCGTgaaagacgaggaggaggacggttCATTGAACGTGAACACGGATGCGTCGGTGAAACAGCAGGAAGTATCCTCCCCGAGCGCCGAGAGCCAGTCGGCCCGCCATTCGGAGGAGAACACTGCTAACAACGTCGAGTCGATAGAGACGAAGCTCTTGGACACTGTGCCAAACGTCGCCGCTCAAGAGCCAGCGTGTAGCAATAAAGATAGCATGGAGGTCGGCTACTCCGTCAGCGAGCTTGGCAAGCTGTGCTTGCAGAACCTGCAGAGCTCTAGTTGCACGGATGTGCTGCACCCTCGCGAGGTCGACGGCGCTGAGTGGATAGTCAGAGCCGATGTGGACGCTTTGAGCCACGGCGCGACCTCGAGCGCCTCTTTGGGCTACGAAAAGCTGCAGGGTAACTTCGATATCCTGATGGGTATCCTGCTGGACATGTTCGTCTGCACTTGCATGTAA